From the Mycobacterium sp. MS1601 genome, one window contains:
- a CDS encoding PPE domain-containing protein produces the protein MFGPPEVITGRLMSGAGAAPMAAAATEYTAAGIAYEVSIDRLTALMAYLSASWQGEAAMAMQRTVMQFIMVNRMLQAQVLAQSARTAAQAAAFTEAYTTMAQMVEIVENRVTTATLHATNFLGFNTVPIGVKEGQYMEMWMRDVAVQTNYLAQTVANTTPVPFTKLPPLTGVTSFPPVITQALNAAMAATDTVRMQAIKAQNAAAVLKGKVGGAASAAAWMAQRTADGAQKAEAQAAVTRFRENGLQREANRTEDQMAQQLVQQIPQQAAQIGQTVMQAPQQALQQGQQMGQQFASQISNLMSQVSPEHRLEQPGFFDTQPSSSTLDRLAGSSGGGGLATAVRVPGLSGLSGASTGFRFPGGWDGPLPGSAPPAAPAAPSSGAPAARPGGSGMPMRHGNRRDEEKVTVKRPDTELTPIWGYVPDEDESVSAGALVSERQTPDTQETS, from the coding sequence ATGTTCGGTCCTCCTGAGGTGATCACCGGCAGGTTGATGTCGGGCGCCGGCGCCGCTCCCATGGCGGCAGCCGCAACGGAATACACCGCCGCCGGCATCGCCTACGAGGTCTCCATCGACCGGCTTACCGCGCTGATGGCTTACCTGTCGGCTTCCTGGCAGGGCGAAGCCGCGATGGCCATGCAGCGCACTGTCATGCAGTTCATCATGGTCAATCGCATGCTGCAGGCGCAGGTCCTCGCACAGTCGGCGCGCACGGCCGCGCAGGCGGCGGCATTCACCGAGGCCTACACCACGATGGCCCAGATGGTGGAGATCGTGGAGAACCGCGTCACCACTGCCACCTTGCACGCGACCAACTTCCTGGGCTTCAACACTGTGCCTATCGGTGTCAAAGAGGGCCAGTACATGGAGATGTGGATGCGCGACGTCGCCGTGCAGACCAACTACCTGGCACAGACGGTCGCCAACACCACCCCGGTCCCCTTCACGAAGCTGCCCCCGCTGACCGGGGTGACCAGCTTTCCCCCCGTCATCACGCAGGCCCTCAACGCGGCGATGGCGGCCACCGACACGGTCCGGATGCAGGCAATCAAGGCGCAGAACGCAGCCGCGGTGCTCAAGGGCAAGGTCGGTGGCGCCGCCTCAGCGGCGGCGTGGATGGCTCAGCGCACCGCCGACGGCGCACAGAAGGCCGAGGCCCAAGCCGCTGTGACCCGGTTCCGTGAGAACGGCCTACAGCGTGAGGCGAACCGGACCGAAGACCAAATGGCCCAGCAGTTGGTACAGCAGATCCCGCAGCAGGCCGCGCAGATCGGTCAGACCGTGATGCAGGCGCCGCAGCAGGCGCTGCAACAGGGCCAGCAGATGGGCCAACAGTTCGCCTCGCAGATCAGCAACCTGATGAGCCAGGTGTCACCGGAGCACCGCCTGGAGCAGCCCGGATTTTTCGACACCCAGCCCAGCTCTTCCACGCTGGACCGGTTGGCTGGAAGCTCCGGCGGTGGCGGACTGGCCACAGCTGTCCGTGTGCCGGGCCTGTCCGGATTGTCCGGTGCGTCAACAGGATTCCGCTTTCCTGGCGGCTGGGATGGCCCCCTCCCGGGGTCGGCGCCCCCAGCGGCACCCGCTGCGCCCAGCAGCGGCGCTCCTGCGGCCCGCCCCGGTGGGTCGGGGATGCCCATGCGCCACGGCAACCGCCGTGACGAGGAGAAGGTGACGGTCAAACGTCCTGACACCGAACTCACTCCGATCTGGGGGTACGTCCCCGATGAGGACGAGTCCGTGTCGGCCGGCGCCTTGGTCTCAGAGAGGCAGACACCCGACACCCAGGAAACCAGTTAG
- the eccE gene encoding type VII secretion protein EccE: MATVARPRGRWIRLPMVSALVYGIAVWVVVAFTMSKHLPVWAAVLILLVAAIGLFIPIRGRVVLVEWFGVVWSFLRHRRQPLPPALTPATDINVISGNAGVRWDGHTLVAAVEVGPTLALNTEAGGRSFGGSELPLELVVSLMSQYGLNIDIDVVEAGCHVPPGTAYRTVYSQFVGPRRLVGQRRTWLVLRLNDLDNLSRIVEQGPSRSAGPKALAAAAHRVVQRLQQEQHRAHALSAEELDAMGDVLLAPVGAVDNQEKWSYIRSGPNFITTYVGNPELLAHGQFDQWWSWRTEETVTVIRLTGAGGVSEVQVGVLVRYVHHGKAYKPLAEAKLARPTGIQRKMLDAGLPGGDRSLEATMPTVAFSAVRDVRVPIGPSGQILGQIDEGTLVAVPLWDQSGSPKRRRIDARVGPEVARQLVLRAVVTGAVVAIHTDDRQRWESLVATVDDDRRLFYATAGARTCDVAIFDGRTVTTVPARTVLRLLGPDAAGGGADMTIVEGPGQVLEVSINDAEPVSILTIRTREEDRYLGLGSDQIQQPRRTVSTAPVLTRTPRRAAEVRMPAPAPVPDPVAPSAPAPWAPQPPVQAPVPAGDLATAGTNGNHADNGSNGGGRHRDLGGPQRVPRSQRTAESPPPPAPRRPPRNFPPPPGK; this comes from the coding sequence ATGGCGACTGTGGCGCGTCCCCGGGGGCGCTGGATCCGGCTTCCCATGGTCTCGGCGCTCGTCTATGGCATCGCGGTGTGGGTGGTCGTGGCGTTCACCATGTCCAAGCACCTGCCCGTGTGGGCGGCTGTGCTGATCCTGCTGGTCGCGGCGATCGGACTGTTCATCCCGATCCGCGGCCGGGTCGTTCTCGTCGAGTGGTTCGGCGTCGTCTGGTCGTTTCTGCGCCATCGGCGCCAACCGCTGCCGCCGGCGCTGACGCCGGCCACCGACATCAACGTCATCTCCGGCAACGCCGGAGTGCGTTGGGATGGGCATACGTTGGTCGCCGCGGTCGAGGTCGGCCCGACACTGGCTTTGAACACCGAGGCCGGAGGACGGTCGTTCGGCGGCAGCGAGCTGCCTCTGGAGCTGGTGGTCTCGCTGATGAGCCAATACGGGCTCAACATCGACATCGACGTCGTCGAGGCGGGCTGCCACGTTCCGCCAGGGACTGCGTATCGGACCGTGTACTCGCAGTTCGTGGGTCCCCGGCGCCTCGTCGGGCAGCGCCGTACGTGGTTGGTGTTGCGGCTCAATGACTTGGACAACCTCAGCCGCATCGTGGAACAAGGTCCCTCGCGTAGCGCTGGGCCCAAAGCGCTGGCAGCCGCGGCGCACCGGGTGGTGCAGCGTCTGCAGCAGGAGCAGCATCGGGCACATGCACTGTCGGCCGAGGAACTCGACGCCATGGGGGACGTGCTGTTAGCGCCGGTAGGGGCGGTCGACAACCAGGAGAAGTGGTCCTACATCCGGTCGGGCCCGAACTTCATCACCACCTACGTCGGTAACCCAGAACTGTTGGCTCACGGCCAATTCGACCAGTGGTGGTCCTGGCGTACCGAAGAGACGGTCACCGTGATCCGCCTGACCGGTGCAGGTGGTGTCTCCGAGGTCCAGGTCGGTGTGCTGGTCCGCTACGTGCACCACGGCAAGGCCTACAAGCCGCTCGCGGAAGCGAAGTTGGCCCGCCCCACCGGTATTCAGCGCAAGATGCTCGATGCGGGGCTGCCGGGCGGGGATCGCAGCTTGGAAGCGACGATGCCGACAGTGGCGTTCTCAGCGGTTCGCGACGTGCGCGTCCCCATCGGCCCATCCGGGCAGATTCTCGGCCAGATCGATGAGGGAACCCTTGTCGCCGTGCCGCTGTGGGATCAGTCAGGATCGCCCAAGCGGCGCCGCATCGACGCGCGTGTAGGGCCAGAAGTGGCTCGGCAGTTGGTTTTGCGCGCCGTGGTCACCGGTGCTGTGGTCGCCATCCATACCGATGACCGGCAGCGCTGGGAGAGCCTGGTGGCCACCGTCGACGACGACCGGCGGCTGTTCTACGCCACTGCCGGTGCGCGTACCTGTGACGTCGCGATCTTCGACGGGCGCACGGTCACCACGGTGCCCGCGCGCACGGTGTTGCGGCTGCTGGGCCCGGACGCGGCCGGCGGCGGCGCGGACATGACCATCGTCGAAGGCCCCGGACAGGTGCTGGAGGTGTCGATCAACGATGCCGAGCCGGTCAGCATTCTGACCATCCGCACCCGTGAAGAGGATCGGTACCTGGGCCTGGGCTCCGACCAGATCCAGCAGCCGCGGCGCACAGTGTCCACTGCGCCGGTGCTGACGCGTACCCCGCGTCGAGCTGCAGAGGTGCGGATGCCGGCGCCTGCGCCGGTGCCGGATCCGGTGGCTCCGAGCGCCCCGGCCCCCTGGGCGCCGCAGCCGCCGGTGCAAGCACCTGTGCCGGCGGGCGACCTGGCCACTGCCGGGACCAACGGAAACCATGCCGACAACGGGTCCAATGGAGGTGGCCGGCACCGCGACCTTGGTGGGCCGCAACGAGTTCCGCGCAGCCAGCGCACAGCGGAGTCGCCCCCGCCGCCGGCCCCGCGGCGCCCGCCGCGCAACTTCCCGCCTCCGCCGGGGAAGTAG
- a CDS encoding PE domain-containing protein has protein sequence MITNVETAVMMASVADVASNVASTAGVIAGGAPVIMAPIPAGTDEASMLATANTSAQSADLLGTASMGFLELARYAGTLGVVDASYTMVDAANGTQYL, from the coding sequence GTGATCACCAACGTTGAAACCGCGGTCATGATGGCGAGCGTTGCCGATGTGGCCTCCAATGTGGCATCCACCGCGGGCGTCATCGCCGGCGGTGCGCCCGTCATCATGGCGCCAATTCCGGCTGGCACCGATGAGGCGTCCATGCTGGCCACCGCGAACACCAGCGCACAGTCGGCAGATCTGCTCGGCACCGCGTCCATGGGGTTCCTGGAGCTGGCGCGTTACGCGGGGACTCTGGGAGTCGTCGACGCCAGCTACACCATGGTCGACGCGGCCAACGGGACGCAGTACCTGTAA
- the eccD gene encoding type VII secretion integral membrane protein EccD, whose amino-acid sequence MSVVLPLESLPADPSGQPESSTTTVAAVPEQIRVAIHVGNYNVDTSLAAHAPLSIVMEGLVPFLSDTLRSEGLAVDFTTTGVYTLAQEGGMPFARTLSLAEAGVLDGARLLLREVHSTEVFKPIIEDGSDALAEFNAVKFASFTADTARVLGLIAIVGGAALTAALTIAAWWSTPSNVWWAPPAGALTLLAIIGAIVASRRSNRPVSYVAGIAAIPLAFSLGWVIVPAYENSPGHWTAANFFAAAFTVAAVSLIVLWLSGIGISVHTAVVTLAVTGAAAAGVRTFTEFDMRQIGTVAVVVGMILVALAPGMALSLAGVKPPSLPVPGEDIDRTELDEAAMVVEVFDDGNDVRTVALSEDEDAQLERRARVSNKYLTGLLVAAVVTIVAGAIVATEPATHYFWGEVAVAILSILVLVLRGRSLPDRAHAITFFVGAFILLVGFTLTIITGTSNVIAEISVVGGVALVTVLAALAGMMLPGRIKSPIPLRRIEYLEFTANMAVAMLAFWIVGAFAFFRNLL is encoded by the coding sequence ATGTCAGTCGTCTTGCCGCTTGAATCTTTGCCCGCTGATCCGAGCGGTCAGCCAGAGAGCAGCACCACCACCGTTGCGGCGGTTCCCGAGCAGATCCGCGTAGCGATCCACGTAGGCAACTACAACGTCGACACCTCGCTGGCCGCGCACGCTCCGCTGTCGATCGTCATGGAAGGGCTGGTGCCGTTCCTGTCCGACACTCTGCGCAGCGAAGGGTTGGCCGTCGACTTCACCACCACGGGGGTCTACACCCTTGCCCAGGAAGGCGGGATGCCGTTCGCGCGGACACTGTCGCTGGCCGAAGCGGGTGTCCTCGACGGCGCGCGGCTGCTGCTGCGCGAGGTGCACTCGACAGAAGTGTTCAAGCCGATCATCGAAGACGGCAGCGACGCGCTGGCTGAGTTCAACGCCGTCAAGTTCGCCTCCTTCACCGCCGATACCGCGCGGGTGCTCGGGCTGATCGCCATCGTGGGAGGCGCTGCGCTCACCGCGGCCCTGACCATCGCGGCGTGGTGGTCCACCCCGTCGAACGTGTGGTGGGCGCCGCCTGCCGGCGCGCTGACACTACTGGCGATCATCGGCGCCATCGTCGCGTCGCGCCGCTCGAACCGGCCGGTGTCCTACGTTGCCGGCATCGCCGCGATCCCGCTGGCGTTCTCACTGGGGTGGGTGATCGTACCGGCGTATGAGAATTCGCCGGGCCACTGGACGGCGGCGAATTTCTTCGCTGCGGCGTTCACCGTCGCCGCGGTGTCGCTTATTGTGCTGTGGCTCAGCGGCATTGGTATCAGCGTGCACACCGCGGTGGTGACGCTGGCGGTGACCGGTGCGGCCGCGGCCGGGGTGCGCACCTTCACCGAATTCGACATGCGCCAAATCGGCACGGTCGCGGTCGTCGTCGGAATGATCCTGGTGGCCCTGGCGCCAGGTATGGCCCTCTCCCTTGCCGGGGTCAAACCGCCGAGCCTGCCGGTACCGGGTGAAGACATCGACCGCACCGAACTCGACGAGGCGGCCATGGTCGTCGAAGTGTTCGACGACGGCAACGATGTGCGCACGGTGGCGCTCTCCGAGGACGAGGACGCCCAGCTCGAACGCCGAGCGCGGGTCTCCAACAAGTACCTCACCGGTCTGTTGGTCGCCGCGGTGGTGACTATTGTCGCCGGAGCGATCGTGGCCACCGAGCCTGCAACGCACTACTTCTGGGGTGAAGTCGCCGTCGCGATCCTGTCGATCCTGGTCCTGGTGCTGCGCGGGCGCTCCCTGCCTGATCGCGCGCACGCGATCACCTTCTTCGTCGGCGCGTTCATCTTGCTGGTCGGGTTCACCCTGACGATCATCACCGGCACGTCCAATGTGATCGCCGAGATCAGCGTCGTCGGCGGGGTGGCGCTGGTGACGGTCTTGGCCGCGCTGGCCGGGATGATGCTGCCCGGGCGGATCAAGTCGCCAATCCCGCTGCGGCGCATCGAGTATCTGGAGTTCACGGCGAACATGGCGGTGGCCATGCTGGCCTTCTGGATCGTCGGGGCCTTCGCGTTCTTCCGGAACCTGCTGTGA
- a CDS encoding WXG100 family type VII secretion target produces the protein MAGDEVHYNYPLMESIAGQLQTCGTTAQGLLDAGRANKQTLLGSFHGDTANTFLDCFTKFEGVCQDQIEVVQRGVNSYHNGIQGMQGNEKQMMGYFPG, from the coding sequence ATGGCCGGAGACGAAGTTCACTACAACTATCCGCTGATGGAATCGATCGCCGGGCAGCTGCAGACCTGCGGGACCACCGCGCAGGGCCTGCTCGATGCTGGCCGGGCGAACAAGCAGACCCTGCTGGGGAGCTTCCACGGCGACACCGCCAACACCTTCCTGGACTGCTTCACCAAGTTCGAGGGTGTCTGCCAGGACCAGATCGAGGTCGTGCAGCGGGGCGTGAACTCCTACCACAACGGCATCCAGGGGATGCAGGGAAACGAGAAGCAGATGATGGGGTACTTCCCCGGCTGA
- a CDS encoding ESX secretion-associated protein EspG — protein MAKDILAAAHLSVDSALFIKRLMGIDSISPVLALMENVYYPQDQAAVDDVTVPILIDAGLIDINGNVDPTLASWMRVLERPDIEVTLRALQEDRMRRAVVARQGDTHVMALRRNDELVIQAVWSTSESLDDVVSTPIWSAMRETEEVLAPAPAEFETVTLPLEQIAELSASATPGDMIRALRGELGVDVQTAKILNEVSAYTGQRCEIVMRENRGIQTVDTKAGVFVADTSYGRVLSAVGKQGPRLWVTFGPGTYVRFRAAMSDLVQLTPSRDWFAAGGSAR, from the coding sequence ATGGCGAAAGACATCCTGGCGGCCGCGCATCTGAGTGTGGACTCGGCGCTGTTCATCAAGCGACTGATGGGCATCGACAGCATTTCCCCGGTACTGGCCCTGATGGAGAACGTCTACTACCCCCAAGACCAGGCCGCCGTCGACGATGTCACCGTCCCCATCCTGATCGACGCCGGACTGATCGACATCAACGGCAATGTCGACCCGACGCTGGCCTCCTGGATGAGGGTGCTCGAACGCCCCGACATCGAGGTCACCCTGCGCGCACTGCAGGAGGACCGGATGCGGCGCGCGGTCGTCGCCCGCCAGGGGGACACACACGTGATGGCGCTGCGGCGCAACGACGAGCTGGTGATCCAGGCCGTGTGGTCGACCAGTGAATCCCTCGACGACGTCGTGTCCACGCCGATCTGGTCGGCGATGCGTGAGACAGAAGAGGTGCTCGCCCCGGCGCCGGCGGAATTCGAAACCGTCACCCTGCCCCTGGAACAGATCGCCGAGCTGTCTGCGTCCGCGACGCCGGGAGACATGATCCGCGCCTTGCGCGGGGAACTCGGGGTCGACGTACAGACCGCCAAGATCCTCAACGAAGTCTCGGCCTACACCGGTCAGCGCTGCGAGATCGTGATGCGGGAGAACCGCGGCATTCAAACAGTCGATACCAAGGCCGGTGTCTTCGTCGCCGACACCTCCTACGGGCGAGTGCTCTCCGCGGTAGGCAAACAGGGTCCCCGCCTGTGGGTGACTTTCGGGCCCGGCACCTACGTGCGGTTCCGGGCGGCGATGTCCGATCTAGTGCAGCTCACACCGAGCCGGGATTGGTTCGCTGCCGGGGGTTCGGCGCGGTGA
- a CDS encoding nucleotide-binding protein produces MAEDVDTGNGRHWSEPETPAESTQSAPSESSGLAPESGAAPEDLPGPPPTMIAPAGAGDWSARPDTPPPAPPAQGRDRFGPDATATPPPPSRPQPSWGQPPAQNSARPNGAPAPAQSGPAQWGAQPAAPAQQWGQPTATPQAQRPGPAMAPRRPQQPQPPQGEQFRGSEEATNQHGHFRPSEMTAQIPVVPDQERGRQSVPDREQAVGRQAEPDQYRRANAPIQAASAGIRQELIVAANEERTPVANTGWRGATNKAGFKLKPSKKEQRRRDVYARIRAPKDTMYAIAVLTLKGGAGKTTVTATLGQTFAKYRSDGILAVDADPDAGDLPSRTAVHPNNLSMMEMLDTESNDLRQHDQVQRFLSTTDTDLNVLANGWRPDGERVLVPEDISDVYEIASHYYSMLLWDGDKALNSAVVREMLNRSNALVLLVEASRPGAEKAGYAIDWLRNHGYQGLLARTVAVINETTANTRLDVEKLTTVLARQQLKMHHIPFDPHLDEGLFVDLDKLKKKTRRKFEDLAAILADDFSVPQPPAPVAAAS; encoded by the coding sequence ATGGCTGAAGACGTCGATACGGGCAACGGCCGGCACTGGTCGGAACCGGAGACTCCTGCAGAGTCCACGCAGTCCGCACCATCGGAAAGCAGTGGCTTGGCACCAGAATCCGGTGCCGCGCCGGAAGATCTGCCGGGCCCGCCGCCCACGATGATCGCGCCGGCCGGCGCTGGCGACTGGTCGGCGCGCCCGGACACGCCGCCGCCGGCACCGCCGGCTCAAGGGCGAGACCGGTTCGGGCCCGATGCCACGGCTACACCGCCGCCGCCGTCGCGTCCTCAGCCGTCGTGGGGTCAGCCCCCGGCGCAGAACTCGGCGCGCCCCAACGGTGCACCCGCGCCGGCACAGTCAGGTCCCGCCCAGTGGGGAGCGCAGCCCGCAGCTCCCGCCCAGCAGTGGGGCCAGCCGACTGCGACGCCTCAGGCGCAGCGGCCGGGCCCGGCGATGGCGCCGCGGCGTCCACAGCAGCCGCAGCCGCCGCAGGGCGAGCAGTTCCGAGGCTCCGAGGAAGCGACCAATCAGCACGGCCATTTCCGCCCGTCGGAGATGACCGCGCAGATCCCCGTGGTCCCCGATCAGGAGCGTGGCCGCCAGTCAGTCCCCGATCGCGAACAAGCGGTCGGACGTCAAGCCGAGCCGGATCAGTACCGGCGGGCCAACGCGCCGATTCAGGCGGCCTCGGCCGGCATCCGCCAGGAGCTGATCGTGGCGGCCAACGAGGAACGCACGCCGGTCGCCAACACCGGCTGGCGCGGCGCGACCAACAAGGCCGGGTTCAAACTCAAGCCCAGCAAGAAGGAGCAGCGCCGCCGCGATGTGTATGCGCGCATCCGCGCACCCAAGGACACCATGTACGCGATCGCCGTGCTCACCCTCAAAGGCGGGGCCGGTAAGACGACGGTGACCGCCACGCTGGGGCAGACCTTCGCCAAGTACCGATCCGACGGAATCCTCGCCGTGGACGCCGACCCGGACGCCGGTGACCTGCCCTCGCGCACCGCGGTGCATCCGAACAACCTGTCGATGATGGAGATGCTCGACACCGAGTCCAACGATCTGCGCCAGCACGATCAGGTGCAGCGGTTCCTGTCCACCACCGACACCGACCTCAATGTGCTGGCCAATGGGTGGCGCCCCGACGGCGAACGGGTGCTCGTTCCCGAGGACATCAGCGATGTCTACGAAATCGCCTCGCACTACTACAGCATGTTGCTCTGGGACGGCGACAAGGCCCTGAACTCCGCAGTCGTGCGCGAGATGCTGAACAGGTCCAATGCCCTTGTGCTGCTTGTGGAAGCGTCCCGACCCGGTGCAGAAAAGGCCGGGTATGCCATCGACTGGTTGCGCAATCACGGCTATCAGGGCCTGTTGGCGCGCACCGTCGCCGTGATCAACGAAACCACGGCCAACACCCGCTTGGATGTGGAGAAGCTGACCACGGTGCTGGCGCGCCAGCAACTCAAGATGCACCACATTCCCTTCGACCCGCATCTCGATGAGGGCCTCTTCGTGGACCTGGACAAGCTGAAGAAGAAGACGCGGCGGAAGTTCGAGGACCTCGCAGCGATTCTGGCCGACGACTTCTCCGTGCCGCAGCCGCCGGCGCCGGTCGCCGCGGCTAGCTAA
- the mycP gene encoding type VII secretion-associated serine protease mycosin, with the protein MTARAVLAATRTAAALAAVTALVAATPLGTAGAVTPPNPDVAAAPPDGPPGPDGPMRKNGACVVGGVLPNSDLAKTPPPLTSLQIEQAHKFSTGAGVIVAVIDTGVRPQPRLPGMIAGGDYVDPGTGANGFEDCEGHGTIVAGIIGAAPAPTDGLIGVAPNAQILAIRQTSLAYMPENISANPDDPNSSRTAGDIRTLARAIVHAANMGARVINVSVVSCVKVSTPIDQAILGGALKYAVEVKDALVVAAAGNVNASVDSGAGNQSCKSNPEADPTRPDDPRNWGGVSVVSTPSWFDDLVLSVGFVSPEGVRAENSMAGPWVDVAAPGSGIVSLSSSGEGVINGVPGEEAGLVPIAGTSFAAAYVSGTAALLRSRFPQMTAREVATRIITTAHAPARGVDNVVGRGLIDPVAALTYEIPIEGAPAVTVQAAELSLPKRPPPPDSAPKWIAAIAIGAMAAVVVVVFIVVAATGTRRGRQ; encoded by the coding sequence GTGACCGCGCGCGCCGTGCTCGCCGCCACGCGCACCGCGGCCGCCCTGGCCGCGGTGACCGCGCTGGTCGCCGCGACGCCGCTGGGAACTGCCGGCGCGGTGACCCCGCCCAATCCTGATGTGGCTGCCGCGCCGCCGGACGGGCCGCCAGGGCCCGACGGGCCCATGCGCAAGAACGGGGCGTGCGTGGTCGGTGGGGTTCTGCCCAACTCCGATCTGGCCAAGACCCCGCCGCCGTTGACGTCGCTGCAGATCGAGCAGGCACACAAGTTCTCCACCGGCGCCGGGGTCATCGTCGCGGTGATCGACACCGGTGTGCGCCCTCAGCCTCGGTTGCCCGGCATGATCGCCGGGGGTGACTACGTGGACCCCGGCACGGGTGCCAACGGATTTGAGGACTGCGAAGGGCACGGAACGATCGTCGCGGGCATCATCGGCGCGGCGCCGGCGCCTACCGACGGGCTGATCGGTGTGGCACCCAACGCGCAGATCCTGGCCATCCGTCAGACGTCGCTGGCGTACATGCCCGAGAACATCTCGGCAAATCCCGACGATCCCAACAGCTCTCGGACCGCAGGGGACATCCGGACACTGGCCCGGGCGATCGTGCACGCCGCCAACATGGGCGCACGCGTCATCAACGTCTCGGTGGTGTCGTGCGTGAAGGTGAGCACTCCGATCGACCAGGCGATCCTGGGCGGGGCGTTGAAGTACGCCGTGGAGGTCAAAGACGCTCTCGTCGTCGCTGCGGCCGGCAACGTCAATGCCTCCGTCGATTCCGGCGCCGGCAACCAGAGCTGCAAGAGCAACCCCGAGGCCGACCCCACCCGACCCGACGATCCGCGCAACTGGGGTGGGGTGAGCGTGGTGTCGACGCCGTCATGGTTTGACGACCTGGTGCTCTCGGTCGGGTTCGTCTCGCCCGAGGGGGTGCGCGCAGAGAACTCCATGGCTGGACCGTGGGTCGACGTGGCCGCACCCGGATCAGGCATCGTGTCGCTGTCCTCCAGCGGTGAGGGCGTCATCAACGGCGTCCCCGGGGAGGAAGCGGGTCTGGTGCCGATCGCCGGGACGTCGTTCGCGGCGGCCTACGTATCAGGAACCGCGGCGCTGCTGCGCTCACGGTTCCCACAGATGACCGCCCGTGAGGTGGCGACGCGGATCATCACCACCGCTCACGCTCCCGCCCGCGGAGTCGACAACGTCGTGGGACGCGGGCTCATCGATCCCGTCGCGGCGCTGACCTACGAGATCCCGATCGAGGGCGCACCCGCAGTGACCGTGCAGGCTGCTGAGCTGTCGCTGCCCAAACGCCCGCCACCACCGGATTCCGCGCCGAAGTGGATCGCGGCGATCGCCATCGGGGCGATGGCAGCCGTCGTGGTCGTGGTCTTCATCGTCGTGGCGGCGACCGGTACTCGGCGAGGGAGGCAGTGA